A genomic region of Streptococcus suis contains the following coding sequences:
- a CDS encoding helix-turn-helix domain-containing protein — translation MNDKEFGQRVRQLRETASLTREQFCGDELELSVRQLTRIEAGTSKPTFSKIQYIATRLGMGLYELMPDYVSLPERYSKLKFDVLRTPTYGNEELVEKRDAIMTEIYDDYYDDLPEEEKVAIDAIQSRIDTLESGTAGFGKEILEDYFEQIFRKQKYEVNDLLIIRLQLEYVRLSSSDSEIFGQFLKIIEYLHGQIDIINSSDLFVLRDTLLSCVNILGSKKYYEPIPKIFDSVDKIIQLTQDFQKKPIVSVLKWKYALFVNKDRGEAEKHYLDAMLFAKLIENRELEEKIEEDWKVDNQ, via the coding sequence ATGAACGATAAGGAATTTGGACAACGTGTACGTCAACTTCGAGAAACCGCTAGTCTGACACGTGAACAGTTTTGCGGTGACGAACTTGAGCTCTCCGTCCGCCAATTAACCCGTATCGAAGCAGGTACTTCTAAGCCGACTTTTTCAAAAATCCAATATATCGCAACCCGCTTAGGCATGGGGCTCTATGAGCTTATGCCTGATTATGTATCCTTGCCAGAAAGATACTCCAAGCTGAAATTTGATGTCCTCCGTACACCGACTTATGGTAATGAGGAATTAGTTGAAAAACGTGATGCTATCATGACGGAAATCTATGATGATTATTATGATGACTTGCCTGAGGAGGAGAAAGTAGCGATTGATGCCATTCAATCCCGAATTGATACCTTAGAGTCAGGGACAGCAGGCTTTGGAAAAGAGATACTGGAAGATTACTTTGAACAAATTTTTCGAAAACAAAAGTACGAAGTGAATGATTTGCTGATTATTAGGCTCCAGCTTGAATACGTTAGATTATCCAGTAGTGACTCAGAGATATTTGGACAGTTTTTGAAAATTATAGAATATTTACATGGACAAATTGATATTATCAATTCAAGTGATTTATTTGTTCTAAGAGATACATTGTTATCTTGTGTAAACATTTTGGGAAGTAAAAAATATTATGAACCAATACCAAAGATATTCGACAGTGTAGATAAAATTATACAGTTAACGCAAGATTTTCAGAAAAAGCCAATTGTCAGCGTGTTGAAATGGAAGTACGCACTTTTTGTAAATAAGGATAGAGGTGAGGCTGAAAAGCATTATCTAGATGCGATGCTATTTGCAAAATTGATAGAAAATAGAGAGTTAGAGGAGAAGATTGAAGAAGATTGGAAAGTTGACAATCAATAA
- a CDS encoding bifunctional folylpolyglutamate synthase/dihydrofolate synthase: MLENWLNTKQGQVFHYKMEKIEYALELLGNPQFAVPVIHVAGTNGKGSTIAFMRQLFQAHGLRVGSFVSPHMVSVHDRICIDSQPISDHDFQHYLQKVYDLEQEIAARYEPFRYFEVMVLIMFLYFQDQQPDVALVEVGIGGLLDTTNVVSPALSVITSIGMDHQDLLGLTLGEIAEQKAGIIKENMPVVLGPLSPETTAICRQIALEKQAPVYQFGQEFTYKAGQFSNTDIDLSELVLGLAGHHQEENAAVALQTFILYMTNIQKDIQPQLIQQALAQTSWPGRLELVAQEPKIYLDGAHNVPAIERLVEFIQVQEEPVTILFSALRRKDFQEMLELLDEKLPHTALVLTSFAYDGALSEKNRQGRDYVENYQQFIEDWKSSKQGILIVTGSLYFISEVRRLFKK; the protein is encoded by the coding sequence ATGTTAGAAAATTGGTTAAACACCAAGCAAGGTCAGGTGTTTCATTATAAGATGGAGAAGATTGAGTATGCCCTAGAACTGCTAGGAAATCCCCAGTTTGCAGTGCCAGTCATTCATGTCGCTGGGACCAATGGCAAGGGATCGACCATTGCCTTTATGCGCCAGCTATTTCAGGCACATGGCTTGCGTGTCGGCAGTTTCGTGTCACCCCACATGGTGAGCGTACACGACAGGATTTGTATCGACAGCCAGCCCATTTCTGACCATGATTTTCAGCACTATTTACAGAAAGTCTACGACTTGGAGCAGGAAATCGCCGCTCGCTATGAGCCTTTCCGCTATTTTGAGGTTATGGTGCTCATTATGTTCCTCTATTTCCAGGACCAGCAGCCCGATGTGGCACTAGTAGAGGTGGGCATCGGAGGGCTTTTGGATACGACCAATGTCGTGTCACCAGCCCTAAGCGTGATCACCTCCATCGGTATGGACCATCAGGATTTACTAGGCTTGACTTTAGGGGAAATAGCAGAGCAGAAAGCAGGGATTATCAAGGAAAACATGCCTGTCGTCCTTGGACCACTTTCTCCAGAAACCACAGCCATCTGTCGCCAAATTGCCCTTGAAAAACAAGCACCAGTCTACCAATTTGGTCAGGAATTCACCTATAAAGCAGGACAGTTCAGCAATACGGACATCGACCTATCAGAATTAGTTCTGGGTCTGGCAGGCCATCATCAAGAAGAGAATGCGGCCGTAGCTCTACAAACTTTTATACTCTATATGACCAATATCCAAAAAGACATTCAACCTCAGTTGATTCAACAAGCCCTTGCCCAAACCAGCTGGCCTGGTCGTTTGGAATTGGTTGCTCAAGAGCCAAAAATCTATTTGGATGGAGCCCACAATGTCCCAGCTATCGAACGTTTGGTTGAATTTATTCAGGTTCAAGAAGAGCCTGTCACCATTCTCTTTTCAGCTCTTCGGCGCAAGGACTTTCAAGAAATGCTGGAATTATTGGACGAAAAATTACCACATACTGCCCTTGTATTAACCAGCTTTGCTTATGATGGTGCCTTGTCTGAGAAAAACCGACAAGGACGAGATTATGTTGAGAACTATCAGCAGTTTATAGAAGACTGGAAATCTAGCAAGCAAGGGATTTTGATTGTCACAGGCTCTCTCTACTTTATCTCAGAAGTTCGTCGGCTTTTTAAAAAATAA
- a CDS encoding quinol oxidase: MTELDVVSDVVTHPEETYRSSRRASRRQQVQLNGEFHERVLKTKYWPALVWSLVLSVFSVANPLLMPFATNIQTQNLYAGMAMANGQIPYGDFFGTSGLLFYLLAFLGHLGGTFIIFGILQFIALLIAGIYFYKIVAYFSQSEHLATSSSHWFYVFIFALGFGGMYAEMFALPFLLTSVWFLVRYFENAVRDEAFILYGIDAALVFLIYPKSLILWLVAGLVLFIFNIQHRQVTRGIYQLLATIFGFLLILYAVGYYAFEAQILGTAIQQTFLYNLQLDFHHSYLYLALAIVSVFLLLSGFFKSFIQMVFSFKQGRHTYIKVLLLLTFLVQCVFIIGNANFQWSQLILLLPYGFAMSVVYLRDEDVEDHRGYLRRQFFLPLAICLGIIAQPAYLYLIQGDLRTDREQVANYIGEQTKDSDKIYVWDNSASIYLSSQRLSAATITTAEPYLNTDDNKNSLMYDINKNEAKFVVVNKNLPILDEIKTNLESQYQSVQTTDYFTIYQKNE, from the coding sequence ATGACAGAATTAGATGTAGTTTCGGATGTAGTTACTCATCCTGAGGAAACTTATCGGAGTAGTCGTAGAGCATCACGCAGACAGCAAGTGCAACTGAATGGTGAATTTCATGAAAGAGTATTAAAGACAAAGTATTGGCCGGCTCTTGTTTGGAGCTTAGTTTTAAGTGTTTTTAGCGTAGCCAATCCACTGCTAATGCCATTTGCAACCAATATACAAACTCAAAATTTATATGCAGGGATGGCAATGGCAAATGGACAAATCCCTTATGGTGATTTCTTTGGTACAAGCGGGTTATTATTCTACTTACTTGCTTTCTTAGGTCATCTGGGAGGGACTTTCATTATCTTTGGAATCCTCCAGTTTATAGCGTTACTGATAGCGGGAATCTATTTCTATAAGATTGTAGCTTATTTTAGTCAGTCAGAACACCTAGCGACAAGTTCTAGTCATTGGTTCTATGTGTTTATTTTTGCACTTGGTTTTGGAGGGATGTATGCAGAAATGTTTGCTCTTCCGTTTCTTTTGACTAGTGTGTGGTTTCTGGTCCGCTATTTTGAAAATGCAGTGCGTGATGAGGCATTTATCCTCTACGGAATCGATGCGGCATTGGTATTTTTAATTTACCCAAAAAGTCTGATTCTTTGGTTAGTTGCGGGTCTAGTTTTATTTATTTTTAATATCCAACACCGCCAAGTTACTCGAGGAATCTATCAATTATTAGCGACCATTTTTGGTTTTCTTTTGATTCTATATGCGGTAGGTTATTATGCTTTTGAGGCGCAGATTCTGGGGACAGCTATTCAACAAACTTTCCTTTATAACTTACAGTTAGACTTTCACCATTCCTATCTATATTTAGCCTTGGCGATTGTGTCTGTATTTTTACTCTTATCTGGATTCTTTAAAAGTTTCATCCAAATGGTGTTTTCTTTCAAACAAGGAAGACATACCTATATCAAAGTTCTCCTATTATTGACTTTCTTAGTTCAATGTGTCTTTATTATTGGGAATGCAAACTTTCAATGGAGTCAACTCATTCTTCTTTTACCGTATGGTTTTGCGATGTCAGTCGTTTATCTGCGTGATGAGGATGTAGAAGATCATCGTGGCTATTTGCGTCGTCAATTCTTCCTTCCATTAGCTATTTGCTTGGGTATTATCGCTCAACCTGCTTATCTTTATTTGATACAGGGAGATTTGAGAACTGACCGTGAACAAGTTGCCAATTACATTGGTGAACAAACGAAAGATTCGGATAAGATTTATGTTTGGGATAATAGCGCAAGCATCTATCTTTCAAGTCAACGTTTATCTGCCGCAACGATTACTACAGCAGAACCCTATCTGAATACTGACGACAATAAAAATAGCTTGATGTATGACATTAATAAAAATGAGGCAAAATTTGTAGTCGTCAATAAGAATTTGCCAATTCTAGATGAAATCAAGACAAATTTAGAATCACAGTACCAGTCTGTTCAGACAACGGATTACTTTACGATTTATCAAAAGAATGAATGA
- the mutL gene encoding DNA mismatch repair endonuclease MutL, with the protein MSHIIELPEILANQIAAGEVIERPASVVKELVENSIDAGASQIEISVEEAGLKMIQITDNGEGIAPDEVALALRRHATSKIKNQSDLFRIRTLGFRGEALPSIASVSQMVIETATADSAHGLHLEAKGGVIEKEEPVSRPVGTQITVSDLFYNTPARLKYVRSQQAELSHIVDVVNRLSLAHPEIAFALVNEGRELIRTAGTGKLRQAISGIYGIASAKKMVEIEAEDLDFQISGYVSLPELTRANRNYISIFINGRYIKNFLLNRAILEGYGSKLMVGRFPLAVISIEIDPYLADVNVHPTKQEVRISKEKELMTLIREAISQALKEQDLIPDALENLAQSSTRPKVKVEQGTLPLKEPKIYYDTIKQDFFLKPDVVAEDVKPLEEDRQEIVESPVENKPTSVQFAERQSVESEDQEHPNLSAKELAKLADKLDQEETSTFPELEYFGQMHGTYLFAQGKTGLYIIDQHAAQERVKYEYYREKIGQVDNSAQQLLVPYIFEFPQNDALNLVHKMDALRQVGVNLEEYGANQFILREHPIWMKEEEIESGIYEMCDMLLLTDQVSIKQYRAELAIMMSCKRSIKANHALDDYSARDLLRQLSYCQNPYNCPHGRPVLVHFSKSDMEKMFRRIQENHTSLRELGKY; encoded by the coding sequence ATGTCACATATTATTGAACTACCAGAAATACTAGCCAACCAGATTGCGGCTGGTGAGGTCATTGAGCGACCAGCCAGTGTGGTTAAGGAGTTGGTGGAAAATTCCATTGACGCAGGGGCTAGTCAGATTGAAATTAGTGTTGAAGAGGCTGGCCTTAAAATGATTCAAATCACGGATAACGGTGAGGGGATTGCCCCTGATGAAGTAGCGCTTGCCCTCCGCCGTCACGCCACCAGTAAGATAAAAAATCAATCGGATTTGTTTCGTATTCGCACCCTCGGTTTTCGTGGAGAAGCTCTGCCTTCCATTGCTTCTGTCAGTCAGATGGTTATTGAGACAGCTACGGCAGACTCTGCACATGGGCTTCATTTGGAGGCCAAAGGCGGTGTCATCGAGAAAGAGGAGCCAGTTAGTCGTCCAGTTGGTACGCAGATTACTGTTTCGGATTTATTTTACAATACCCCTGCTCGTCTCAAATACGTTCGCAGTCAACAGGCTGAATTATCACATATTGTTGATGTTGTAAATCGATTGAGTCTAGCTCATCCGGAAATAGCTTTTGCCTTAGTAAACGAAGGACGAGAATTAATTAGAACTGCAGGGACAGGGAAACTTCGTCAGGCAATTTCAGGGATTTATGGGATTGCTTCTGCCAAAAAAATGGTTGAAATTGAGGCCGAAGACTTGGATTTTCAGATTTCAGGTTATGTTTCCTTGCCAGAGTTGACTCGTGCCAACCGCAACTACATTTCCATTTTCATCAATGGTCGCTATATCAAGAATTTTTTGCTTAATCGAGCGATTTTGGAAGGTTATGGCAGTAAGTTGATGGTTGGACGCTTTCCGCTGGCAGTCATTTCTATAGAAATTGACCCCTATCTTGCTGATGTCAATGTCCATCCGACCAAGCAAGAGGTCCGTATTTCCAAGGAAAAAGAACTCATGACCTTGATTCGAGAGGCGATTAGTCAAGCGCTTAAAGAGCAGGACTTGATACCAGATGCTCTTGAGAATTTAGCTCAGTCAAGTACTCGACCAAAAGTAAAAGTAGAGCAAGGCACCTTACCACTCAAAGAGCCAAAAATCTATTATGATACGATTAAGCAAGACTTCTTCTTAAAACCAGACGTGGTCGCTGAGGATGTCAAACCTCTCGAAGAGGATAGGCAAGAGATTGTTGAGTCGCCTGTCGAAAATAAACCTACATCTGTTCAATTTGCAGAACGTCAGTCGGTGGAATCAGAAGATCAGGAGCATCCTAATCTAAGTGCAAAAGAATTGGCAAAACTGGCAGATAAATTAGACCAGGAGGAAACATCGACATTTCCAGAGTTAGAATATTTTGGTCAAATGCATGGGACGTATTTATTTGCACAAGGTAAGACAGGACTTTATATCATTGACCAGCATGCCGCACAAGAACGGGTCAAATACGAATACTATCGTGAGAAAATTGGACAGGTTGACAATTCAGCTCAACAGTTATTGGTGCCGTATATTTTTGAATTTCCGCAGAATGATGCCCTTAACCTTGTCCACAAAATGGATGCTCTTCGTCAAGTTGGTGTCAACTTAGAAGAATATGGAGCTAATCAATTTATTCTGCGTGAACATCCTATTTGGATGAAGGAAGAGGAGATTGAGTCTGGCATCTATGAGATGTGTGACATGTTGCTCTTGACGGATCAGGTGTCAATCAAGCAGTATCGGGCAGAACTGGCTATCATGATGTCTTGTAAACGGTCAATCAAGGCCAACCATGCTTTGGATGATTATTCGGCGCGTGATTTATTGAGACAATTGTCTTACTGCCAAAATCCCTATAATTGCCCGCACGGTCGTCCAGTTTTAGTGCATTTTAGCAAGTCGGACATGGAAAAAATGTTCCGTCGCATTCAAGAAAATCACACAAGTTTGCGAGAATTGGGCAAGTATTAA
- the ruvA gene encoding Holliday junction branch migration protein RuvA, translating into MYYYIKGILTKITAKYIVVETHGVGYILQVANPYAYSGQVQQEVTVYTHQVIREDAHLLYGFATENEKSVFLSLISVSGIGPTTALAIIAVDDNDGLVRAIEQKNITYLTKFPKIGKKTAQQMILDLEGKFVISEEAGPVQQVAPSSENIALEEAMEAMEALGYRPAELKKIKKFFDGTNDTAENYIKSALKMLMK; encoded by the coding sequence ATGTACTACTATATTAAAGGAATTTTAACGAAAATAACTGCAAAATACATTGTGGTAGAAACGCATGGAGTAGGCTATATCTTGCAGGTTGCTAACCCTTACGCCTATTCAGGACAAGTCCAGCAAGAAGTGACTGTCTATACTCATCAGGTGATTCGTGAAGATGCTCATCTGCTTTACGGATTTGCGACTGAGAATGAAAAATCCGTCTTTCTGAGTCTGATTTCAGTATCAGGTATTGGTCCAACAACAGCTCTGGCTATTATTGCTGTCGATGATAATGATGGGCTTGTTCGTGCCATTGAGCAGAAAAACATTACCTACCTGACCAAGTTTCCAAAGATTGGCAAGAAAACAGCCCAGCAGATGATTTTGGACCTGGAAGGCAAGTTTGTTATCAGCGAAGAAGCTGGTCCTGTCCAACAAGTAGCACCATCCAGTGAAAATATCGCCCTCGAAGAAGCTATGGAAGCCATGGAAGCTCTTGGCTACCGACCAGCTGAACTCAAGAAAATCAAGAAATTCTTCGACGGCACCAATGACACCGCCGAAAACTACATCAAGTCAGCACTTAAAATGTTGATGAAGTGA
- a CDS encoding DNA-3-methyladenine glycosylase I translates to MSRCAWVNLNNPLYIAYHDEEWGKPLHDEQSLFELLCLESYQAGLSWEIVLNKRQAFRSAFFNYDIQKVAALTDSELDGLLSNPNIIRHKAKLYATRANAQAFLRVQEEFGTFDTYLWEWVNFTSVDNPVKSFRELPTKNDLSERISKDLKKRGFKFVGPVCIYSYLQAAGLLNEHEETCEIGKKLRTN, encoded by the coding sequence ATGTCCCGTTGTGCTTGGGTTAATCTAAATAATCCACTCTATATTGCTTACCATGATGAAGAATGGGGCAAGCCACTTCACGATGAGCAGTCTTTGTTTGAGTTGCTTTGCTTGGAATCCTACCAAGCAGGACTTTCCTGGGAAATTGTTCTCAATAAACGCCAGGCTTTTCGCTCTGCTTTTTTCAACTATGATATTCAAAAGGTTGCGGCTCTGACCGATAGCGAGTTAGACGGTCTTCTGAGCAATCCAAACATCATTCGTCACAAGGCTAAGTTGTATGCTACCCGCGCCAATGCCCAGGCCTTTCTTCGAGTACAGGAGGAATTCGGCACGTTTGATACCTATCTTTGGGAATGGGTTAACTTTACATCTGTCGACAACCCTGTCAAGTCCTTCCGAGAATTGCCGACCAAGAACGACTTGTCTGAGCGAATTTCAAAAGATTTGAAAAAGCGAGGTTTCAAATTTGTAGGTCCTGTCTGTATTTATTCTTATTTGCAGGCAGCAGGTCTGTTGAATGAACATGAAGAAACTTGTGAGATTGGAAAGAAATTACGAACTAATTAG
- a CDS encoding competence/damage-inducible protein A: MKAELIAVGTEILTGQIVNTNAQFLSEKCAELGIDVYFHTAVGDNENRLLSVLEVARQRSDLVILCGGLGPTEDDLTKQTLATFLGRKLVFDEKAMAKLDRFFASRPGRVRTPNNERQAQIVEGSQALQNPAGLAAGGMIEQDGVTYIVLPGPPSELKAMFSESLLPLLSQSQQQLYSRVLRFFGIGESQLVTVLADLIDKQTDPTLAPYAKVGEVTLRLSTKATSQEEANLRLNQLEEEILQHDKLADYFYAYGEDNSLVKMVASCLIEKKQTIAIVEQGTGGLLQAELSLALADQPYFSGGKVIGQLGTESGRLSEEADCIRQELQADLGLAVSVLIKPESTEDNVLAKVYLTLATTSGISKKEIDLGGYSWQYLRQLACLQAWDFVRNTL, from the coding sequence ATGAAAGCAGAACTAATCGCCGTTGGGACGGAGATTTTGACAGGCCAAATCGTTAATACCAATGCTCAGTTCCTTTCGGAAAAATGCGCAGAGCTGGGAATTGATGTTTATTTCCACACAGCTGTTGGAGATAATGAAAACAGGCTTCTGTCTGTACTGGAAGTAGCCCGTCAGCGGAGCGACTTGGTCATTCTCTGTGGAGGACTTGGTCCAACTGAAGATGATTTGACCAAGCAGACCCTGGCGACCTTCTTAGGTAGAAAATTGGTCTTTGATGAAAAGGCTATGGCAAAATTAGACCGCTTCTTTGCCAGTCGCCCAGGTCGTGTCCGTACACCAAATAATGAACGTCAGGCACAGATTGTGGAGGGAAGTCAGGCGCTACAGAATCCAGCTGGTTTAGCTGCTGGTGGTATGATTGAGCAAGATGGTGTAACCTATATTGTTTTGCCTGGCCCACCAAGCGAGCTCAAGGCCATGTTTTCTGAGAGTCTCTTGCCTTTACTGTCCCAATCTCAGCAGCAACTTTATTCGCGTGTCCTACGCTTTTTTGGCATTGGTGAAAGCCAGCTGGTGACTGTTTTGGCGGACTTGATTGACAAGCAGACAGACCCAACTCTTGCACCCTATGCTAAGGTTGGAGAGGTGACTTTACGCTTGTCCACCAAAGCGACCAGCCAAGAAGAAGCAAATCTACGTTTGAATCAGTTGGAAGAAGAAATCTTACAACATGACAAACTGGCAGACTATTTCTATGCCTACGGAGAGGATAATAGTTTGGTCAAAATGGTAGCGTCTTGTTTGATAGAGAAAAAACAAACTATAGCCATCGTCGAACAGGGGACAGGTGGTCTCTTGCAAGCTGAATTGAGTTTGGCTTTGGCTGATCAGCCGTATTTTAGCGGGGGGAAAGTCATCGGTCAGCTAGGGACAGAATCGGGCAGGCTATCAGAGGAAGCTGACTGCATTCGGCAGGAGCTGCAAGCTGATTTAGGTTTGGCTGTGTCTGTGCTTATCAAACCGGAATCAACAGAGGACAACGTACTTGCAAAAGTATATCTCACCTTGGCTACGACCTCGGGTATTTCCAAAAAAGAGATAGATTTAGGTGGTTATTCGTGGCAATACCTTCGCCAGCTTGCTTGTTTGCAGGCCTGGGATTTTGTACGAAACACTTTGTGA
- the recA gene encoding recombinase RecA, producing MAKKPGKKLEDITKKFGDERKKALDDALKSIEKDFGKGAVMRLGERAEQKVQVMSSGSLSIDIALGAGGYPKGRIIEIYGPESSGKTTVALHAVAQAQKDGGIAAFIDAEHALDPAYAAALGVNIDELLLSQPDSGEQGLEIAGKLIDSGAVDLVVVDSVAALVPRAEIDGDIGDSHVGLQARMMSQAMRKLGASINKTKTVAIFINQLREKVGVMFGNPETTPGGRALKFYASVRMDVRGNTQIKGTGDKKDQNVGKETKVKIVKNKVAPPFKEAVVEIMYGEGISRTGELIEIGSNLGIIQKAGAWYSYNGEKIGQGSENAKKFLADNPAIFDEIDRKIRIHYGLIEADGVEEVATEEAPVAAEEIQDVILDLDGGIELED from the coding sequence TTGGCTAAGAAACCAGGAAAAAAATTAGAAGATATTACAAAGAAATTTGGCGATGAGCGTAAAAAAGCGCTGGATGATGCCCTAAAATCAATTGAAAAAGATTTTGGTAAGGGTGCTGTCATGCGTCTTGGTGAGCGTGCTGAGCAAAAAGTTCAAGTTATGAGTTCAGGTAGCTTGTCAATCGACATTGCGCTTGGAGCGGGTGGCTATCCGAAGGGCCGCATCATTGAGATTTACGGTCCAGAGAGCTCAGGTAAGACAACTGTTGCTCTACACGCAGTAGCTCAAGCCCAGAAAGATGGCGGTATTGCTGCCTTTATCGATGCGGAGCATGCCTTGGATCCAGCCTATGCAGCAGCTCTTGGTGTCAATATTGATGAGTTGCTCTTGTCACAGCCAGACTCAGGAGAGCAGGGTCTTGAAATCGCTGGTAAGTTGATTGACTCTGGTGCTGTTGATTTGGTTGTTGTTGACTCGGTTGCAGCCCTTGTACCACGTGCAGAAATTGACGGTGATATTGGTGATAGCCACGTTGGTTTGCAGGCTCGTATGATGAGTCAGGCCATGCGTAAACTCGGTGCATCCATCAACAAAACAAAAACAGTAGCTATTTTCATTAACCAATTGCGTGAAAAAGTTGGTGTCATGTTTGGTAACCCTGAAACAACGCCAGGTGGACGTGCGCTTAAATTCTATGCATCTGTCCGTATGGATGTTCGTGGAAACACGCAAATCAAAGGAACAGGCGACAAGAAAGATCAAAACGTTGGTAAGGAAACCAAGGTGAAGATTGTGAAGAACAAGGTGGCTCCACCATTTAAAGAAGCTGTTGTTGAAATCATGTACGGTGAAGGAATTTCTCGCACAGGTGAATTGATTGAGATTGGTAGCAACCTCGGTATCATCCAAAAAGCAGGTGCTTGGTATTCATATAATGGAGAGAAAATTGGCCAAGGTTCTGAAAATGCTAAGAAATTCTTAGCAGATAATCCAGCAATCTTTGATGAAATTGACCGCAAGATTCGTATTCATTATGGCTTGATTGAAGCAGATGGAGTTGAAGAGGTTGCGACCGAAGAAGCTCCTGTTGCTGCGGAAGAGATCCAAGATGTTATCCTAGATCTTGATGGCGGTATTGAATTAGAAGATTAA
- the spx gene encoding transcriptional regulator Spx codes for MIKIYTVSSCTSCKKAKNWLNAHQLSYNEHNLAKEAITKEEILNILTKTENGIASIVSSKNRYAKSLDFDIEELSVNEVIDLITSNPRILKSPILIDEKRLQVGYKEDDIRAFLPRAVRNVENAQARMRAAL; via the coding sequence ATGATTAAAATTTATACTGTATCTAGTTGTACTTCTTGTAAGAAAGCGAAAAATTGGTTAAATGCTCACCAATTATCTTATAATGAGCATAATCTTGCGAAGGAAGCCATTACTAAGGAAGAAATCCTAAACATCTTAACAAAAACAGAGAATGGTATTGCAAGTATCGTATCGTCAAAAAACCGTTATGCAAAGAGTCTAGACTTTGATATTGAAGAGTTGAGTGTGAATGAGGTCATTGATTTAATTACCTCTAACCCACGTATTTTGAAGAGTCCAATCTTGATTGACGAGAAACGACTTCAAGTGGGCTATAAAGAAGATGATATACGCGCTTTCTTGCCACGTGCAGTGCGCAATGTTGAAAATGCTCAAGCTCGTATGAGAGCAGCTCTATAA
- a CDS encoding IreB family regulatory phosphoprotein encodes MGFTEETVRFRLDDTDKQEISKTLTSVYRSLEEKGYNPINQIIGYVLSGDPAYIPRYNDARNQIRKHERDEIIEELVRYYLKGNGIDL; translated from the coding sequence ATGGGATTTACCGAAGAAACCGTTCGTTTTCGCCTAGATGATACAGATAAACAAGAAATCAGCAAAACATTGACTAGTGTTTATCGTTCGCTAGAGGAAAAGGGCTATAATCCGATTAACCAAATCATTGGCTATGTATTAAGTGGGGACCCTGCTTATATTCCTCGCTATAATGATGCCCGCAATCAGATTCGTAAGCATGAACGAGATGAAATCATTGAAGAATTGGTGCGCTACTATTTGAAAGGGAATGGGATTGACCTCTAA
- the ruvX gene encoding Holliday junction resolvase RuvX gives MRIMGLDVGSKTVGVAISDPLGFTAQGLEIIPIDEEKGEFGLERLTELVEQYKVDKFVVGLPKNMNNTSGPRVEASQAYGDLLTERYKLPVDYQDERLTTVAAERMLIEQADISRGKRKKVIDKLAAQLILQNYLDRTF, from the coding sequence ATGAGAATAATGGGATTAGACGTCGGTTCCAAGACAGTTGGTGTAGCCATTTCAGATCCGTTAGGCTTCACGGCCCAAGGGTTGGAAATCATCCCAATCGATGAAGAAAAGGGCGAATTCGGTCTGGAGCGTTTGACCGAACTTGTAGAACAGTACAAGGTTGATAAATTTGTTGTAGGCTTGCCGAAGAATATGAATAATACTAGTGGTCCACGTGTGGAAGCTAGTCAAGCTTACGGTGATTTATTGACTGAGCGTTATAAACTTCCAGTTGATTATCAGGATGAACGTTTAACAACTGTTGCAGCAGAACGGATGCTGATTGAGCAAGCGGATATCAGCCGAGGAAAACGCAAGAAAGTTATTGATAAATTAGCAGCTCAGCTGATTTTACAAAATTATTTAGATAGAACATTTTAA
- a CDS encoding DUF1292 domain-containing protein has translation MAHHHDHEHDHNHDERELITLVDDQGNETLFEILLTIDGQEEFGKNYVLLIPASAEEDENGEVEIQAYSYIENENGTEGDLQPIPEDATAEWDMIEEVFNSFMEEE, from the coding sequence ATGGCACATCATCATGACCATGAACACGACCACAATCACGACGAACGTGAATTGATTACTTTGGTAGACGACCAAGGTAACGAAACACTTTTTGAAATCTTATTGACGATTGACGGTCAAGAAGAGTTTGGTAAGAACTATGTTCTCTTGATTCCTGCAAGTGCAGAAGAAGATGAGAACGGAGAAGTTGAAATCCAAGCTTACTCATACATTGAGAATGAGAATGGCACAGAAGGCGATTTGCAACCTATCCCAGAAGACGCAACAGCAGAATGGGATATGATTGAAGAAGTCTTCAATAGCTTTATGGAAGAGGAATAA